One segment of Nocardioides sp. QY071 DNA contains the following:
- a CDS encoding DUF6458 family protein — MYIGLGIVLLVAGLVLALDVITVDISYVNDDALGTILIVAGALAIVLSLVVAPPWRRDRDRVVHHYDDRA, encoded by the coding sequence ATGTACATCGGACTCGGCATCGTCCTGCTCGTCGCGGGCCTCGTGCTCGCGCTCGACGTGATCACCGTCGACATCAGCTACGTGAACGACGACGCGCTCGGCACGATCCTGATCGTCGCCGGCGCCCTGGCGATCGTGCTGTCCCTGGTCGTCGCGCCGCCGTGGCGCCGCGACCGCGACCGCGTGGTGCACCACTACGACGACCGGGCCTGA
- the cls gene encoding cardiolipin synthase: MNLLVPTSTLGWIVFGLDMVLRLVALGIIPGNRKPSTGMAWLLLILIEPIVGFSVFLLLGRTRLGNRRITRQRTAIAAIRERSAELPLSFDAGRLPAAMAGVARLNQNLGALPITGGNEVELWSDYRALMAEMAREIDRARSHVHVQFYITAWDDVTDPVFQAMIRASGRGVDVRLLFDHIGSRRIPGYRRMVKRLRGTEIAWHPMLPIKPLRGRFRRPDLRNHRKILVVDGSVGFTGSLNLTEPCYNKPANQKLGREWVELMVRLEGPVVGALNAVFASDWYVETGRVVDLVAVHGEQDRRPEEVFDVPCQVVPSGPGIVAENNLRMFTTLIYAATERISLTSPYFVPDESLLYAVTTAAERGIDVELFVSEVSDQFLVGHAQASYYKALLEAGVRIYQYPAPYILHSKHFTIDDQVAVVGSSNMDLRSFALNYEVSLMMPDPAVVAKMRRVEDTYRALSKELTLEAWEERSPGAKYVDNVARLTAALQ, from the coding sequence ATGAATCTGCTGGTTCCGACGTCGACACTCGGGTGGATCGTCTTCGGTCTCGACATGGTGCTGCGCCTCGTCGCCCTCGGGATCATTCCCGGCAACCGGAAGCCGTCGACCGGCATGGCCTGGCTGCTGCTCATCCTGATCGAGCCGATCGTCGGGTTCTCGGTCTTCCTGCTGCTCGGCCGCACCCGGCTCGGCAACCGCCGGATCACCCGCCAGCGCACGGCGATCGCCGCCATCCGGGAGCGCAGCGCCGAGCTGCCGCTGTCGTTCGACGCGGGCCGGCTGCCCGCCGCGATGGCCGGCGTGGCGAGGCTCAACCAGAACCTCGGCGCGCTGCCGATCACCGGCGGCAACGAGGTCGAGCTGTGGTCCGACTACCGGGCGCTGATGGCCGAGATGGCCCGCGAGATCGACCGGGCACGCAGCCACGTGCACGTGCAGTTCTACATCACCGCCTGGGACGACGTGACCGACCCGGTGTTCCAGGCGATGATCCGCGCGAGCGGGCGCGGCGTCGACGTACGCCTGCTGTTCGACCACATCGGCTCCCGCCGGATCCCGGGCTACCGGAGGATGGTCAAGCGGCTGCGCGGCACCGAGATCGCCTGGCACCCGATGCTGCCGATCAAGCCGCTGCGGGGCCGGTTCCGCCGCCCCGACCTGCGCAACCACCGCAAGATCCTGGTCGTCGACGGCAGCGTCGGCTTCACCGGCTCGCTCAACCTCACCGAGCCCTGTTACAACAAGCCCGCCAACCAGAAGCTCGGCCGCGAGTGGGTCGAGCTGATGGTGCGGTTGGAGGGGCCGGTCGTCGGCGCGCTCAACGCGGTCTTCGCCTCCGACTGGTACGTCGAGACCGGTCGCGTCGTCGACCTGGTCGCGGTCCACGGCGAGCAGGACCGCCGGCCCGAGGAGGTCTTCGACGTCCCCTGCCAAGTGGTGCCGAGCGGCCCCGGCATCGTCGCGGAGAACAACCTGCGCATGTTCACCACGCTGATCTACGCGGCCACGGAGCGGATCTCGCTCACCTCGCCGTACTTCGTCCCCGACGAGTCGCTCCTGTACGCCGTCACGACCGCTGCCGAGCGCGGCATCGACGTCGAGCTGTTCGTCAGTGAGGTGTCCGACCAGTTCCTCGTGGGGCACGCGCAGGCGTCGTACTACAAGGCACTGCTCGAGGCGGGCGTGCGGATCTACCAGTACCCCGCGCCGTACATCCTCCACTCGAAGCACTTCACGATCGACGACCAGGTCGCCGTGGTGGGGTCGAGCAACATGGACCTGCGCTCGTTCGCGCTCAACTACGAGGTGTCGCTGATGATGCCGGACCCCGCCGTGGTGGCGAAGATGCGCCGCGTCGAGGACACCTACCGCGCGCTGTCCAAGGAGCTCACCCTCGAGGCGTGGGAGGAGCGCTCCCCCGGCGCGAAGTACGTCGACAACGTGGCCCGGCTGACCGCCGCCCTGCAGTAG
- a CDS encoding A24 family peptidase, whose amino-acid sequence MDTVAVVTVAGLLGLAIGSFLNVVAHRVPAGESVVSPPSACPRCGHQIRNRHNVPVLGWVVLRGRCFDCGEPISARYPLVEAGTGLVFALVALRFGTDGDGLRLLPAYLTFAAVAIVLALIDLDVHRLPDAIVLPSYPVLAVLLVIGGDGHALLRALEGGAILGAFFFVVWYVAPGGMGFGDVKLSGLVGAMTAYLTWGTFLVGAFLGFLLGAVAGVLLMAGGRAGRKTAVPFGPFMVLGAWSAILGAGNLGDSYLRSIGF is encoded by the coding sequence TTGGACACGGTCGCCGTCGTCACCGTCGCCGGCCTCCTCGGGCTGGCGATCGGGTCCTTCCTCAACGTCGTGGCCCACCGGGTGCCGGCGGGGGAGTCGGTGGTGAGCCCGCCGTCGGCGTGCCCGCGGTGCGGGCACCAGATCCGGAACCGGCACAACGTCCCGGTGCTGGGCTGGGTCGTGCTGAGGGGGCGGTGCTTCGACTGCGGGGAGCCGATCAGTGCGCGGTACCCGCTGGTGGAGGCCGGAACGGGGCTGGTGTTCGCGCTGGTGGCGTTGAGGTTCGGCACCGACGGGGACGGGCTGCGGCTGCTGCCGGCGTACCTGACGTTCGCGGCGGTGGCGATCGTGCTGGCGCTGATCGACCTCGACGTGCACCGGCTGCCGGACGCGATCGTGCTGCCGTCGTACCCGGTGCTGGCAGTGCTGCTGGTGATCGGCGGGGACGGGCACGCGCTGCTGCGGGCGCTCGAGGGTGGCGCGATCCTCGGGGCGTTCTTCTTCGTGGTCTGGTACGTCGCACCCGGCGGGATGGGGTTCGGGGACGTGAAGCTGTCCGGGCTGGTGGGTGCGATGACGGCGTACCTGACGTGGGGCACCTTCCTGGTGGGTGCGTTCCTCGGGTTCCTGCTCGGGGCGGTGGCCGGGGTGCTGCTCATGGCGGGTGGTAGAGCAGGCCGCAAGACGGCGGTGCCCTTCGGGCCGTTCATGGTGCTCGGGGCGTGGAGCGCCATCCTCGGAGCGGGGAACCTGGGGGACAGCTACCTGCGCTCGATCGGGTTCTGA
- a CDS encoding GspE/PulE family protein, whose amino-acid sequence MRLKGKHSKVDAPVAVPRTDEDDERLGRILVAAGRVQPYQLDAVRDQDGGLGERLVASGAISDEALARALAEHHGVGVADFRQLDPAAEALALLTRDQALALDALPLTIDESGVLVAVLDPAPERVQLLSAVLERPVCPLVITRRDLERGLATSYRATHEVGGQVQAFEARDLLRREASELEAVSVNEEAPVVRVVQSVITQALRDRASDIHVEPTGDRVRVRYRIDGALTEVLDLPASIGPAIVSRVKILGGMNIVERRRPQDGQISMEIDGRAVDIRVSTTAVVGGEKIVMRVLDKSRPLFKLEQLGMPADTAERYSQLIHSPFGMVICAGPTGGGKTTTLYASLGELNSPEKNLMTIEDPVEYTFDSINQIQINEAAGITFAGGLKSILRQDPDVILVGEIRDVDTARIAVQSALTGHFVLSSLHATEAVSALYRLLDMGIEAFLIASSVTAVVAQRLVRRTCTSCLEPYRPSPDELAFVQQFGGQEPIGGWRHGTGCHFCAHTGYLERIGVYEMLVITDEVRELIVDRAPHDQMRKLARSQGMRTLQEQAVRLVTDGTTTAAEVMRSIYVAGV is encoded by the coding sequence CGGCCGCATCCTGGTCGCGGCTGGCCGGGTGCAGCCGTACCAACTGGACGCGGTCCGCGATCAGGACGGCGGGCTGGGGGAGCGACTCGTCGCCAGCGGTGCGATCAGTGACGAGGCCCTGGCACGAGCCTTGGCTGAGCACCATGGTGTCGGCGTCGCGGACTTCCGCCAGCTCGACCCGGCCGCCGAGGCGCTGGCCCTCCTGACGCGCGACCAGGCACTCGCCCTCGATGCCCTGCCGCTGACGATCGACGAGTCCGGAGTGCTGGTCGCGGTCCTGGACCCTGCGCCCGAGCGGGTCCAGTTGCTCTCGGCGGTGCTGGAACGACCAGTGTGTCCTCTCGTCATCACGCGTCGCGATCTCGAGCGGGGCCTCGCGACGTCGTACCGCGCCACGCACGAGGTCGGCGGGCAGGTCCAGGCCTTCGAGGCGCGGGACCTGCTGCGCCGAGAGGCGTCCGAGCTGGAGGCGGTGAGTGTCAACGAGGAGGCACCCGTCGTCCGGGTCGTCCAGTCCGTCATCACCCAGGCGCTGCGGGACCGGGCTTCCGACATCCACGTCGAGCCGACCGGCGACCGGGTCCGGGTGCGCTACCGCATCGACGGTGCCCTCACCGAAGTCCTCGACCTGCCGGCATCCATCGGCCCGGCAATCGTCAGCCGGGTGAAGATCCTCGGCGGCATGAACATCGTCGAGCGGCGGCGGCCGCAGGACGGCCAGATCTCGATGGAGATCGACGGCCGTGCGGTCGACATCCGGGTCTCGACCACGGCGGTCGTCGGTGGCGAGAAGATCGTGATGCGGGTCCTCGACAAGAGTCGACCCTTGTTCAAGCTCGAACAGCTCGGCATGCCCGCCGACACCGCCGAGCGCTACTCCCAGCTGATCCACTCGCCGTTCGGCATGGTCATCTGCGCGGGCCCCACTGGGGGTGGCAAGACCACCACGCTCTACGCGTCGCTCGGCGAGCTGAACAGCCCCGAGAAGAACCTGATGACGATCGAGGACCCGGTCGAGTACACCTTCGACTCGATCAACCAGATCCAGATCAACGAGGCGGCTGGCATCACCTTCGCTGGTGGTCTGAAGTCCATCCTGCGCCAGGACCCCGACGTCATCCTCGTGGGCGAGATCCGTGACGTCGACACCGCCCGGATCGCCGTCCAGTCCGCACTCACCGGTCACTTCGTGCTCTCGTCCCTGCACGCCACCGAGGCGGTCTCCGCCCTCTACCGCCTGCTCGACATGGGCATCGAGGCCTTCCTCATCGCGTCCTCTGTGACCGCGGTGGTCGCGCAGCGCCTGGTCCGTCGTACCTGCACCTCCTGCCTCGAGCCGTACCGGCCCTCGCCCGACGAGCTCGCCTTCGTGCAGCAGTTCGGCGGTCAGGAGCCGATCGGCGGCTGGCGGCACGGCACCGGCTGCCACTTCTGCGCCCACACCGGCTACCTGGAGCGGATCGGCGTCTACGAGATGCTCGTGATCACCGACGAAGTCCGGGAGCTGATCGTCGACCGGGCGCCGCACGACCAGATGCGCAAGCTCGCCCGGAGCCAGGGCATGCGCACCCTCCAGGAGCAGGCGGTCCGCCTGGTCACCGACGGCACCACGACCGCCGCCGAAGTCATGCGCTCGATCTACGTCGCGGGGGTCTGA
- a CDS encoding IclR family transcriptional regulator, with the protein MAGNTSVPGATVVSRSLALLFAFDESHRRLTLSELARRADLPLPTAHRLVGELAAGGALVRRANGEYVVARRLWQVGLLAPVETGLREVARPFMNDLHATTRATVHLAVREGTEVLYLERLSGRASVPVVSTVGSRLPLHATGVGKVLLAHAPDDVVADALARPARVTPYTITQPARMREQLEQVRRDGYATTVEEMTLGACSVAVPITAGERVVAALGVVVPSLKRDRARLVAALQVAAQGIGRTVG; encoded by the coding sequence ATGGCCGGCAACACCTCCGTCCCAGGCGCGACCGTGGTCTCGCGCAGCCTCGCGCTGCTCTTCGCCTTCGACGAGTCGCACCGTCGGCTGACCCTGTCCGAGCTGGCCCGCCGCGCCGACCTGCCGCTGCCCACGGCCCACCGACTGGTCGGTGAGCTGGCCGCCGGCGGCGCGCTGGTGCGCCGCGCCAACGGCGAGTACGTCGTCGCCAGGCGGCTGTGGCAGGTCGGGCTGCTCGCACCGGTCGAGACCGGCCTGCGCGAGGTCGCCCGCCCGTTCATGAACGACCTGCACGCCACCACCCGCGCCACCGTGCACCTCGCCGTGCGCGAGGGAACCGAGGTGCTCTACCTCGAGCGCCTCTCCGGGCGTGCGTCCGTCCCGGTCGTCAGCACCGTCGGCTCCCGGCTCCCCCTGCACGCGACCGGCGTCGGCAAGGTGCTCCTCGCCCACGCGCCCGACGACGTGGTGGCCGATGCGCTCGCGCGGCCGGCCCGGGTCACGCCGTACACGATCACCCAGCCGGCCCGCATGCGCGAACAGCTCGAGCAGGTCCGTCGCGACGGCTACGCGACCACCGTCGAGGAGATGACGCTCGGCGCCTGCTCGGTCGCCGTACCGATCACCGCCGGTGAGCGGGTGGTCGCCGCGCTCGGCGTCGTCGTACCGTCGCTCAAGCGCGACCGGGCCCGCCTCGTCGCGGCGCTCCAGGTCGCCGCGCAGGGCATCGGGCGGACGGTGGGCTGA
- a CDS encoding type II secretion system protein encodes MQQITNERRDLDRGETLVEVLAAVVILGIAGVAVMTGLMLAVKTSDIHRKETTGGAYVRSFAEAIQDYVQDGNYIPCAGPNAYRITAVTSQIKDLPSNFDIATNFAQEQAKGVGPTGTATSCTAANDPGINLLTLHVASADGRADEKLTIVVRKP; translated from the coding sequence ATGCAGCAGATCACCAACGAGCGTCGGGACCTCGACCGGGGCGAGACCCTGGTCGAGGTCCTCGCTGCCGTGGTGATCCTGGGCATCGCGGGGGTCGCGGTCATGACCGGCCTGATGCTGGCGGTGAAGACCTCTGACATCCACCGCAAGGAGACGACGGGCGGCGCCTACGTGCGCAGCTTCGCCGAGGCGATCCAGGACTACGTGCAGGACGGGAACTACATCCCCTGCGCCGGCCCCAACGCCTACCGGATCACGGCCGTGACGAGCCAGATCAAGGACCTGCCGTCGAACTTCGACATCGCCACGAACTTCGCGCAGGAGCAGGCCAAGGGCGTCGGTCCCACCGGCACTGCGACGAGTTGCACCGCTGCCAACGACCCGGGGATCAACCTGCTGACGCTGCACGTGGCGAGCGCGGACGGTCGCGCGGACGAGAAGCTCACGATCGTCGTACGGAAGCCGTGA
- the pcaG gene encoding protocatechuate 3,4-dioxygenase subunit alpha, with protein sequence MSETLAPTPGQTIGPFFHDVLPYDGGAFLVPAGSAGAVRLHGTVYDGSGAPVPDALLEIRQADPAGAAPRVEGSLHRDGRFTGWGRAATDASGRYAFTTVLPGGVEGGAAFFSVVVFARGLLDRLFTRAYLPGESDDFLAGLPADEAQTLRVEPEADGSLRFDVHLQGDRETVFLSYPRHRS encoded by the coding sequence ATGAGTGAGACCCTCGCGCCCACCCCCGGGCAGACGATCGGGCCGTTCTTCCACGACGTCCTGCCGTACGACGGCGGCGCATTCCTGGTCCCCGCGGGCTCGGCCGGCGCGGTCCGCCTGCACGGCACCGTCTACGACGGCAGCGGCGCTCCCGTCCCCGACGCGCTCCTCGAGATCCGGCAGGCCGACCCGGCCGGCGCGGCGCCGCGGGTCGAGGGCTCGCTGCACCGCGACGGCCGGTTCACCGGCTGGGGGCGGGCGGCCACCGACGCGTCCGGGCGCTACGCCTTCACGACCGTCCTCCCGGGCGGTGTCGAGGGGGGAGCGGCCTTCTTCTCGGTCGTCGTGTTCGCGCGCGGCCTGCTCGACCGGCTCTTCACCCGTGCCTACCTGCCGGGTGAGTCCGACGACTTCCTCGCCGGACTCCCCGCGGACGAGGCGCAGACACTACGGGTCGAGCCCGAGGCCGACGGCAGCCTCCGGTTCGACGTCCACCTGCAGGGCGACCGCGAGACGGTCTTCCTCAGCTACCCGCGGCACCGGTCATGA
- a CDS encoding type II secretion system F family protein: MPKYAFAGVDLEGNRVKGTEKAASRGDAEVALYQRDLRDLRVTEKKSVLQYEISGPRIKREHVMHLSRQIAAFLRAGLPILDAVHSIGAESENSSVRRMMHDVEDRLRAGERFSDTLERYPKVFPEFYRGIVRSAELTGELDTVLSRLAVYIERDLEARRKIKSALIYPIAVAVMSVVTVLVLSIYVLPKFRDFFADLDAKLPLPTRMLMGFTDFLASWWWVILAVIGAVAVLFVITQRFERGKYVWHAFLLKVPVLGETIQYALVERFCRVMASMVSAGVNLPEAIRVATDSLRNRVFITRLNGVTEQMLEGQGLAGPLARTQLFPGTATSMLRVGEETGSMDTQLEVTAEYYESELDYKIAKLTALFEPIVIVVMGGIVGFVAVALVSAMYGIFNQVQV; the protein is encoded by the coding sequence ATGCCGAAGTACGCATTCGCCGGAGTCGATCTCGAAGGCAACCGGGTCAAGGGCACCGAGAAGGCGGCCAGCCGCGGTGACGCCGAGGTCGCGCTCTACCAGCGCGACCTGCGCGACCTGCGCGTCACCGAGAAGAAGAGCGTCCTCCAGTACGAGATCTCCGGCCCGCGCATCAAGCGCGAACACGTCATGCACCTGTCCCGGCAGATCGCAGCCTTCCTCCGTGCCGGCCTGCCGATCCTCGACGCGGTGCACTCGATCGGCGCGGAGAGCGAGAACTCCTCGGTACGCCGGATGATGCACGACGTCGAGGACAGGCTCCGCGCCGGCGAGCGATTCTCCGACACCCTGGAGCGCTATCCCAAGGTGTTCCCCGAGTTCTACCGCGGCATCGTGCGTTCCGCGGAGCTCACGGGCGAGCTCGACACTGTGCTGTCCCGCCTGGCCGTCTACATCGAGCGGGATCTCGAAGCGCGGCGCAAGATCAAGTCCGCACTCATCTACCCGATCGCCGTCGCGGTGATGTCGGTGGTCACCGTCCTGGTGCTGTCGATCTACGTGCTGCCCAAGTTCCGCGACTTCTTCGCCGACCTCGATGCGAAGCTGCCGCTGCCCACCCGCATGCTGATGGGCTTCACCGACTTCCTCGCCAGCTGGTGGTGGGTCATCCTCGCCGTGATCGGGGCGGTGGCTGTCCTGTTCGTGATCACCCAGCGTTTCGAGAGGGGCAAGTACGTCTGGCACGCCTTCCTGCTGAAGGTCCCGGTCCTGGGCGAGACCATCCAGTACGCACTGGTGGAGCGCTTCTGCCGCGTGATGGCCTCGATGGTCTCTGCAGGCGTCAACCTCCCCGAGGCGATCCGGGTCGCGACCGACTCCCTGCGCAACCGGGTGTTCATCACGCGACTCAACGGGGTGACCGAGCAGATGCTCGAAGGGCAGGGCCTCGCGGGCCCCCTCGCTCGGACCCAGCTGTTCCCCGGCACGGCCACGTCGATGCTGCGGGTCGGTGAGGAGACCGGGTCGATGGACACCCAGCTCGAGGTCACCGCGGAGTACTACGAGTCCGAGCTCGACTACAAGATCGCCAAGCTGACCGCACTGTTCGAGCCGATCGTCATCGTCGTCATGGGCGGCATCGTCGGATTCGTCGCTGTGGCACTGGTGTCGGCGATGTACGGCATCTTCAACCAGGTGCAGGTCTGA
- the pcaH gene encoding protocatechuate 3,4-dioxygenase subunit beta, which produces MDSQARITAEIAEAHAATPPGAAQPRIDFPPYRSSALRHPTKDLRHADPEGIELVAPVFGHSDIDPVEADLTIQHGGEPIGERMLLTGRVLDGDGRPVRHQLVEIWQANAGGRYIHKRDQHPAPIDPNFTGVGRCLTDGDGTYRFTTIKPGPYPWRNHLNAWRPAHIHFSLFGTEFTQRLITQMYFPGDPLFALDPIYQSITDQAVRERLVATYDHDLTTHEWATGYRWDIVLTGTHATPLERDDHE; this is translated from the coding sequence ATGGACTCGCAAGCGCGGATCACCGCCGAGATCGCCGAGGCGCACGCCGCGACCCCACCGGGCGCCGCGCAGCCGCGGATCGACTTCCCGCCGTACCGCAGCTCCGCGCTGCGCCACCCCACCAAGGACCTGCGCCACGCCGACCCCGAGGGGATCGAGCTGGTGGCACCGGTGTTCGGGCACTCCGACATCGACCCGGTCGAGGCTGACTTGACCATCCAGCACGGCGGCGAGCCGATCGGGGAGCGGATGCTGCTCACCGGCCGCGTCCTCGACGGCGACGGGCGCCCGGTCCGTCACCAGCTGGTCGAGATCTGGCAGGCCAACGCGGGCGGGCGCTACATCCACAAGCGCGACCAGCACCCGGCGCCGATCGACCCCAACTTCACCGGCGTCGGGCGCTGCCTGACCGACGGCGACGGGACGTACCGCTTCACCACGATCAAGCCGGGCCCGTACCCCTGGCGCAACCACCTCAACGCCTGGCGCCCCGCGCACATCCACTTCTCGCTGTTCGGCACCGAGTTCACCCAGCGGCTGATCACCCAGATGTACTTCCCGGGCGACCCGCTGTTCGCGCTCGACCCGATCTACCAGTCGATCACCGACCAGGCCGTGCGCGAGCGCCTCGTGGCGACCTACGACCACGACCTGACCACCCACGAGTGGGCGACCGGCTACCGCTGGGACATCGTGCTGACCGGCACCCACGCGACGCCCCTGGAGCGTGACGACCATGAGTGA
- a CDS encoding RDD family protein, with the protein MSRAGAVAIDVGVVLASYSVGVALTGFLLDAIFDASLEEGTGTIASVVLLGWAALYVAVGTAIAGRTVGKAIVGLKVVTRDGRPVGPAAAVVRVVAFPLSTSLFGLGLLLVVLRRDHRALHDLIARTAVVYDWGDRQAQLPGPLTAYLRARDVA; encoded by the coding sequence GTGAGTCGCGCGGGAGCGGTCGCCATCGACGTCGGGGTGGTGCTGGCGTCGTACTCCGTCGGTGTGGCGCTGACCGGCTTCCTGCTGGACGCGATCTTCGATGCCTCGCTGGAGGAGGGCACCGGGACGATCGCGTCGGTCGTCCTGCTCGGCTGGGCGGCGCTGTACGTCGCCGTCGGCACCGCGATCGCGGGCCGCACCGTCGGCAAGGCGATCGTCGGCCTCAAGGTCGTGACCCGTGACGGCCGCCCGGTCGGGCCGGCGGCCGCGGTGGTCCGGGTCGTCGCCTTCCCGCTGAGCACGTCGCTGTTCGGGCTGGGGCTGCTGCTCGTCGTGCTGCGGCGCGACCACCGTGCGCTGCACGACCTGATCGCGCGGACCGCGGTGGTCTACGACTGGGGCGACCGCCAGGCGCAGCTCCCGGGTCCGCTGACCGCGTACCTGCGCGCCCGCGACGTCGCGTGA
- a CDS encoding prepilin-type N-terminal cleavage/methylation domain-containing protein, with translation MSDVNAEAPTVESVEDRADQGFTLIELVITVAIVGTIMVALTGVVLEYLKTETATAARYTESNSVQLAAAYWQRDVSSTGLRSATFDATDKTFKLQKSVDYPYTGSLTGAGCTIPGTGVIALVWGQYESGSSNDIVVRNTPTPIAVTYSVQDRGSGADRRYDLVRTRCTKSSGGWVVDSSQVITRNLTTASRPVVACSTTCDAASPPSTISMTIESSDPDNNDGSIYKVTLTGERRQT, from the coding sequence GTGAGTGACGTGAACGCCGAAGCACCGACGGTCGAGTCCGTCGAGGACCGGGCCGACCAGGGGTTCACCCTGATCGAGCTCGTCATCACCGTCGCGATCGTCGGAACCATCATGGTCGCCCTCACCGGTGTGGTGCTGGAGTACCTCAAGACGGAGACCGCGACCGCGGCGCGGTACACCGAGTCGAACTCCGTCCAGCTCGCCGCCGCCTACTGGCAGCGCGACGTCTCGAGCACGGGCCTTCGCTCGGCCACTTTCGATGCCACCGACAAGACCTTCAAGCTGCAGAAGTCCGTCGACTACCCGTACACCGGTTCTCTGACGGGAGCCGGGTGCACGATCCCCGGGACCGGCGTGATCGCCCTGGTATGGGGACAGTACGAATCGGGCAGCTCCAACGACATCGTGGTCCGAAACACTCCTACGCCGATTGCCGTGACCTACTCGGTCCAGGATCGAGGATCCGGCGCCGACCGACGCTATGACCTCGTCCGCACGCGTTGCACGAAGAGCAGCGGCGGCTGGGTGGTCGACTCGTCGCAGGTCATCACCCGGAACCTGACGACCGCATCCCGCCCGGTCGTTGCGTGCAGCACGACCTGCGATGCGGCAAGCCCGCCCAGCACGATCAGCATGACGATCGAGTCGAGCGATCCCGACAACAATGACGGCAGCATCTACAAGGTCACCCTCACCGGTGAACGGAGACAGACATGA
- a CDS encoding HNH endonuclease signature motif containing protein, with product MSTALLARPHPIAGCADALRAVLQDVADVQPVFMSVAEKEVALVELTRAEAQLAELKARVLAVSDDVAVEHGARDVAWLAHATQADPRAARAELHLAMALERRAVVAGGMRSGAVSSVQARVIVEAVEGLPAELGAGLAAQAEQTLVGYAAQHPPRELKRLGRRILEVVAPEVAQAEEGRRLEEEGRAREKASLRFRDLGEGRTRITGVLPTSVAERWKHYLQAFTSPRQRGGDAVRGERVPQHRAYAEAFAALLELLDPARLPEHGGDATTVIVTIGVAQLCSDLGAAGVIAGDGEEAISGTEARRLACQAQIIPAVLGGKGEVLDLGRRMRLFSKAQRRALRLRDRRCRAEGCTIPAAWTEAHHWKPWSAGGPTDLANAVSLCSHHHHRIHDRTYRPELLTNGDVRFSRRT from the coding sequence ATGTCCACCGCCCTCCTCGCCCGGCCGCACCCGATCGCGGGCTGTGCGGACGCGCTTCGTGCGGTGTTGCAGGACGTCGCGGACGTGCAGCCGGTGTTCATGTCGGTCGCGGAGAAGGAGGTCGCGCTGGTCGAGCTCACGCGGGCGGAGGCGCAGCTTGCCGAGCTGAAGGCGCGTGTGCTGGCGGTGTCCGACGATGTCGCGGTCGAGCATGGTGCGCGGGACGTGGCGTGGCTGGCGCATGCGACGCAGGCCGATCCTCGTGCTGCGCGGGCGGAGCTGCATCTCGCGATGGCGTTGGAGCGGCGCGCGGTGGTGGCGGGAGGGATGCGGTCCGGGGCGGTGTCGTCGGTCCAGGCGCGGGTGATCGTGGAGGCGGTCGAGGGGCTGCCGGCCGAGCTCGGGGCGGGGCTGGCTGCTCAGGCCGAGCAGACGCTGGTCGGCTACGCCGCCCAGCACCCGCCCCGGGAGCTGAAGCGGCTGGGGCGCCGGATCTTGGAGGTCGTGGCGCCGGAGGTCGCGCAGGCCGAGGAGGGGCGGCGGCTGGAGGAGGAGGGGCGGGCGCGGGAGAAGGCGTCGTTGCGGTTCCGCGACCTGGGGGAGGGGCGGACCCGGATCACGGGTGTGTTGCCGACCTCGGTGGCGGAGCGGTGGAAGCACTACCTGCAGGCCTTCACCTCGCCGCGACAGCGCGGGGGCGACGCGGTCCGCGGCGAACGAGTGCCGCAGCATCGGGCGTACGCGGAGGCGTTCGCGGCGTTGCTGGAGCTGCTTGATCCCGCGCGGCTGCCGGAGCACGGTGGGGATGCGACCACGGTGATCGTGACGATCGGAGTTGCCCAGCTGTGCAGTGATCTGGGGGCCGCAGGAGTGATCGCGGGGGACGGGGAGGAGGCGATCTCGGGGACCGAGGCGCGGCGGCTGGCGTGCCAGGCGCAGATCATCCCGGCCGTGCTGGGCGGGAAGGGGGAGGTGCTCGACCTCGGACGGCGGATGAGGTTGTTCTCGAAGGCGCAGCGGCGTGCGTTGCGTCTGCGGGACAGGCGGTGTCGGGCGGAGGGGTGCACGATCCCGGCAGCCTGGACCGAGGCGCATCACTGGAAGCCGTGGTCAGCAGGCGGGCCCACCGACCTGGCGAACGCCGTCAGCCTGTGCTCGCACCACCACCATCGCATCCACGACCGCACCTACCGTCCCGAGTTGCTGACCAACGGGGACGTCCGGTTCTCGCGGCGGACGTAG